Proteins found in one Nitratiruptor sp. SB155-2 genomic segment:
- a CDS encoding rhodanese-like domain-containing protein: MAKLTEFEQTIAQRIKEQIDLNKDKPELGNVDMEKAMELLKEAGAILLDVRPPAKVSGENAEEADIPDSYYTPYTEFTEYLDILPADKTTPIITACLKGFFANRVKGYLEMLGYENVYAFSGNIEDWIAAHKAHTGEI; this comes from the coding sequence ATGGCTAAACTAACAGAATTCGAACAAACAATAGCGCAAAGAATTAAAGAGCAGATCGACCTAAACAAAGACAAACCAGAGCTCGGTAATGTGGACATGGAAAAAGCGATGGAGCTATTAAAAGAAGCTGGAGCGATTTTACTCGATGTCAGACCGCCTGCAAAAGTAAGCGGTGAAAATGCAGAAGAGGCTGATATCCCAGATAGCTACTATACTCCGTATACTGAATTTACTGAGTATCTTGACATCTTGCCGGCCGATAAAACGACCCCTATTATCACAGCGTGCTTAAAAGGTTTTTTTGCCAACAGAGTGAAAGGATATCTTGAAATGCTTGGATATGAAAATGTCTATGCATTCAGCGGAAATATAGAAGACTGGATCGCTGCACATAAAGCACATACGGGTGAGATATAA
- a CDS encoding TOBE domain-containing protein encodes MKLGFSPYLEVGGKKMDIHKVCTLLEALQEEGSLLRASKKSGMSYKGAWDLLALLNSGKNQLTSSKIGGIRGGGSELTPFGKMVLQKMKELLEIEQKLNVLIKNYEAMNGLKEFKKILQNSLYKNVISVVIEEVKPKGKDVLITGLCGGNRLKARLSKPKEQFFIGQKVFFVFDPSSANQKGDNLLKGIYAGKENGKTKLIVDDHEVFIEGKVELKNGLAYVSIKPKSIQVIPCSID; translated from the coding sequence ATGAAACTCGGTTTTAGTCCCTATTTGGAGGTTGGCGGGAAAAAAATGGATATTCATAAAGTGTGTACGCTTTTAGAAGCTTTACAAGAAGAGGGTTCCCTACTTCGGGCTTCCAAAAAGAGTGGAATGAGTTATAAGGGAGCATGGGATCTTTTGGCTCTTCTCAACAGTGGAAAGAATCAGCTCACATCATCCAAAATCGGTGGTATACGGGGTGGGGGAAGTGAACTGACACCGTTTGGCAAAATGGTGTTGCAAAAGATGAAGGAGCTTTTAGAAATTGAGCAGAAACTCAATGTTTTGATCAAAAACTATGAAGCAATGAATGGACTCAAAGAGTTCAAAAAGATTTTACAAAACTCATTATATAAAAATGTAATATCCGTTGTGATAGAAGAGGTGAAGCCCAAAGGGAAAGATGTTTTGATTACCGGGTTATGTGGAGGAAACCGCTTAAAAGCGCGATTGTCGAAACCAAAAGAGCAGTTTTTTATAGGGCAAAAAGTCTTTTTTGTATTTGATCCATCATCCGCAAACCAAAAAGGTGATAATCTTTTAAAAGGAATCTATGCAGGCAAAGAGAATGGAAAAACAAAACTGATCGTTGATGATCATGAGGTTTTCATTGAAGGAAAGGTTGAGCTTAAAAATGGTTTGGCTTATGTATCGATCAAGCCAAAAAGTATCCAGGTGATTCCATGCAGTATCGATTAA
- a CDS encoding M48 family metallopeptidase: MQYRLKRERRKSFKIEIHNDEVVVKAPFWVSKSSIETFVHTHRSWIEEAIRKKLQTRRKFEFGETFLLLGERYPLYKGTGKLCFHDGVFWSKEPNKEAFRSFYKDFAKKYIYHRTEQLASKYNCLYNGLKITSAKKRWGSCTSKKNLNFSYRTVMLPPELIDYIIIHELSHLMYMNHSKEFWRLVEKRMPDYKERHKRLATFLVDDI, from the coding sequence ATGCAGTATCGATTAAAGAGGGAGCGGCGAAAAAGTTTCAAGATAGAAATCCATAATGACGAAGTTGTTGTCAAGGCCCCTTTTTGGGTATCAAAAAGTAGTATTGAGACTTTCGTACATACCCACAGATCATGGATAGAAGAAGCGATACGAAAAAAGCTTCAAACGAGGAGAAAATTTGAATTTGGTGAAACTTTTCTACTTTTGGGAGAACGCTATCCTTTATATAAAGGCACTGGTAAGCTTTGCTTTCACGATGGAGTTTTTTGGTCCAAGGAACCCAATAAAGAGGCTTTTCGAAGCTTTTATAAAGATTTTGCCAAAAAGTATATATACCACAGAACAGAACAACTTGCATCAAAATATAACTGTCTATATAACGGTTTGAAAATTACAAGTGCTAAGAAGCGATGGGGGAGCTGTACATCAAAGAAAAATCTCAATTTTAGCTACAGAACGGTAATGCTTCCGCCAGAACTCATTGACTATATCATCATCCATGAACTTTCACATTTGATGTATATGAACCATTCCAAAGAGTTTTGGAGACTCGTGGAAAAGAGAATGCCAGATTACAAAGAGCGTCATAAGAGACTAGCCACTTTTTTGGTGGATGATATTTAA
- a CDS encoding DUF481 domain-containing protein codes for MRKFLILPCICIALFAKTDQKIEFGYFATTGNSDSSSVSAGYSLQTYWTKSIKFDLKADMLYSRKDGETDNERYRLYSDLFFNYDKRLFTFMKFGFLRNRFEGYDAQYSVNPGIGYKLSINKKHEVNVLGGYEYRYNDLTTNQKQDFHYIKAEIDYTYHITTKNSLTTNFYTIKNLQKNQDYESKLDAALNLHIVDQLGLKFSYEIKYDNLPPAGKKKTDTLTKLSLTYAF; via the coding sequence ATGAGAAAGTTTTTGATTCTTCCCTGTATCTGTATTGCGCTTTTTGCCAAGACTGATCAAAAAATAGAGTTCGGCTATTTCGCTACGACAGGGAACTCCGATTCCAGTTCCGTAAGTGCTGGCTACTCTCTTCAAACCTACTGGACAAAGTCGATCAAGTTTGATCTCAAAGCGGATATGCTCTATTCAAGAAAGGACGGGGAAACAGATAATGAGCGCTATAGACTCTATAGCGATCTCTTTTTCAATTACGACAAACGCCTTTTCACTTTTATGAAGTTTGGATTCTTGCGCAACAGATTTGAAGGATACGATGCCCAGTACAGCGTCAACCCGGGAATCGGATACAAGCTCTCAATTAATAAAAAGCATGAAGTCAACGTTCTGGGCGGGTACGAATATCGCTACAATGATCTAACAACGAACCAAAAACAGGATTTTCACTACATAAAAGCAGAAATCGACTATACCTATCATATAACAACGAAAAATAGTTTGACAACAAATTTCTATACCATCAAAAATCTGCAAAAGAACCAAGATTATGAGAGCAAACTGGACGCTGCTTTGAATCTCCATATCGTTGACCAACTAGGACTGAAGTTCTCCTATGAAATCAAATATGACAATCTTCCACCAGCCGGTAAGAAAAAGACAGACACACTGACAAAACTCTCTTTAACCTACGCCTTTTAA
- a CDS encoding CTP synthase, whose protein sequence is MTRYIFVTGGVLSSLGKGISSASIGALLKNSGLDVSILKIDPYINVDPGTMSPLEHGEVFVTADGAETDLDLGHYERFLDVKLSKLNNFTTGQVYLSVIQRERKGDYLGKTIQVVPHIVEEIKSRIRKAGKGKDVLIVELGGTVGDIEGLPFLEAIRELTHDLGVHKAYNIHVTLVPYIAAAGELKTKPTQHSVQELRRIGISPDMIIARCERSLPNDVRMKIARSCGIPEKSVIEAKDAETIYKVPLNFLRQNILEPISHQLKLGHLKPQMDEWDMIVKKIIAPKDEVTIAFVGKYLGLKESYKSLTEALVHAGAALDTKVNIKWVDSELIEAEGVEEFMKDVHGILVAGGFGERGVQGKIEAIRYAREHKIPYLGICLGMQLSIIEFARNVLGIEDANSMEFDPDTKHPFIYLIDEFIDTSGQKQIRTHTSPMGGTMRLGEYACKVKEGTKLWEAYHHQDVIYERHRHRYEANPHYRDMLESNGMIVSGESEEGLIEAVEIEKHPWFVGVQFHPEFTSHLQKPNPLITAFIKNSLEHR, encoded by the coding sequence ATGACCAGATATATATTTGTTACAGGTGGTGTTCTCAGTTCACTTGGAAAAGGAATTTCTAGTGCCAGTATCGGTGCACTTTTAAAAAATAGCGGTTTGGATGTTTCAATACTCAAAATCGATCCGTATATCAATGTAGACCCGGGAACGATGTCCCCCTTAGAGCATGGCGAGGTTTTTGTAACCGCAGATGGAGCGGAGACAGACTTGGATCTTGGCCATTATGAGCGTTTTTTGGATGTGAAACTCTCCAAACTGAACAACTTCACGACGGGACAGGTCTATCTTTCGGTGATTCAAAGGGAACGCAAGGGAGACTATCTAGGAAAAACGATCCAGGTTGTTCCACATATCGTTGAAGAGATAAAGAGTCGTATCAGAAAAGCCGGAAAAGGCAAAGATGTTTTGATTGTGGAGCTTGGTGGAACGGTGGGTGATATAGAAGGACTCCCCTTTTTAGAAGCGATTCGAGAATTGACCCACGATTTGGGAGTGCACAAAGCGTACAATATCCACGTTACCCTTGTCCCATACATTGCTGCAGCTGGTGAGCTAAAAACCAAACCGACCCAACATAGCGTTCAAGAGCTTAGACGTATCGGTATCAGTCCAGATATGATCATAGCGCGGTGTGAACGATCCCTTCCAAACGATGTGAGAATGAAGATCGCTAGAAGTTGTGGCATTCCGGAAAAGAGTGTCATAGAAGCAAAAGATGCAGAAACTATCTACAAAGTGCCCCTCAATTTCCTCAGGCAAAATATTCTTGAACCGATCTCACATCAATTGAAGCTTGGCCATCTCAAACCCCAGATGGATGAGTGGGATATGATCGTCAAGAAGATCATAGCACCAAAAGATGAGGTAACGATCGCTTTTGTGGGTAAATACCTGGGGCTCAAAGAGTCCTATAAGTCTTTGACAGAAGCCCTTGTGCATGCCGGAGCGGCGCTTGATACGAAAGTGAATATCAAGTGGGTGGATAGCGAACTTATTGAGGCAGAAGGGGTTGAAGAGTTTATGAAAGATGTTCATGGTATTTTGGTTGCCGGCGGCTTCGGTGAGCGGGGCGTTCAAGGCAAAATCGAGGCCATTCGATACGCAAGAGAGCATAAAATTCCATATCTTGGAATATGTCTTGGAATGCAGCTTAGCATTATAGAGTTTGCAAGAAATGTTTTGGGTATCGAAGATGCAAACTCTATGGAGTTTGATCCCGATACAAAACATCCTTTTATCTACTTGATAGATGAATTCATCGATACATCGGGCCAAAAACAGATTCGAACCCACACCTCTCCTATGGGGGGAACGATGCGACTTGGCGAGTACGCATGCAAAGTGAAAGAGGGAACAAAATTGTGGGAGGCGTATCATCATCAAGATGTGATTTACGAGCGCCATCGACACCGATACGAAGCAAATCCTCACTACCGGGATATGTTGGAGTCAAACGGTATGATCGTGAGTGGGGAGAGTGAAGAGGGACTGATAGAAGCTGTAGAGATTGAAAAACACCCATGGTTTGTAGGTGTTCAATTCCATCCAGAATTTACTTCCCATTTGCAAAAGCCAAATCCTCTCATTACAGCTTTTATCAAAAACTCTTTAGAGCATAGATGA
- the recJ gene encoding single-stranded-DNA-specific exonuclease RecJ, which produces MRVLTKQDIFTILQERFKEGFVKLSSLPHPSSMKDMQKASLRIADAIKNGEKIAIVGDYDVDGVVSTALMKEFFSLIDYPIEAKIPNRFRHGYGLSPKIIEELGDVDLIITVDNGISAHEAATLCQEKGIDLIITDHHTPPQTLPPAYAIVNPKQEQCSFAYPEICGAQVAWFLIGQLKQDLGLDVDMKQFLDILAVAIIADVMPLRHINRSLVQAGLKMFERSERPAIAYLRSVLKKHTFHSEDIGFTIAPIINSAGRMEDANLALQFLNAKDFFDASVYYARLLSLNMQRKEEERRVLQESLEQVGDERVIVVAGEDWNEGVVGIVASRLVDRFSRPAIVLTTDKNGELKGSGRSVGAVDLYKLLEGSSQYLTRFGGHKKAAGLGLKKEHLQPFKDFINLLAQKIPQEDFIDTSTVLGELPFSEIDWELIDILESFAPYGESNPMPKFFASHVEVLEKRGVGEDGRHLLMTLRQNGNIFKAIHFHNETDLQNDRIDIVYQPVKNIYNNSIYIQLHIKKIV; this is translated from the coding sequence ATGAGAGTACTGACAAAACAAGATATTTTTACAATACTGCAGGAGCGTTTCAAAGAGGGGTTCGTGAAACTCTCTTCGCTTCCGCATCCATCCTCCATGAAGGATATGCAAAAAGCCTCTTTGCGTATCGCCGATGCTATCAAAAATGGGGAAAAAATTGCTATTGTAGGCGATTATGACGTGGATGGAGTGGTTTCGACCGCTTTGATGAAAGAGTTTTTTAGCTTGATAGACTATCCAATCGAGGCAAAAATCCCCAACCGATTCAGACACGGATATGGTTTGAGCCCAAAAATTATCGAAGAGTTGGGTGATGTGGATCTGATTATTACCGTGGATAACGGCATCAGCGCACATGAAGCGGCAACGCTTTGCCAAGAAAAAGGGATCGATCTCATTATAACCGATCACCACACACCTCCCCAGACCCTGCCACCAGCCTATGCCATCGTCAATCCGAAACAGGAGCAATGTTCGTTTGCTTACCCAGAAATTTGTGGAGCGCAGGTTGCCTGGTTTTTGATAGGACAGCTCAAGCAGGATTTAGGGCTGGATGTAGATATGAAGCAGTTTCTGGATATTTTGGCTGTTGCAATTATAGCCGATGTGATGCCCCTTCGACATATCAACCGCTCTTTGGTACAAGCCGGCTTGAAGATGTTTGAACGAAGCGAAAGACCAGCCATAGCCTATCTTCGTTCAGTTTTGAAAAAACACACCTTTCACTCTGAAGACATAGGATTTACCATCGCTCCCATTATCAACAGTGCCGGACGAATGGAAGATGCCAATTTGGCGCTACAGTTTTTGAATGCGAAGGATTTTTTTGACGCGAGCGTCTATTATGCAAGACTTCTTTCACTCAATATGCAAAGAAAAGAGGAAGAGAGGCGGGTGTTACAAGAATCCTTGGAACAAGTAGGAGATGAAAGAGTCATCGTTGTAGCGGGAGAGGATTGGAATGAGGGGGTCGTGGGTATAGTGGCTTCTCGATTGGTGGATCGGTTTTCCAGACCGGCAATTGTTTTGACAACGGATAAAAATGGGGAATTGAAAGGGAGTGGACGCAGTGTGGGCGCAGTAGATCTGTATAAGCTGTTAGAAGGATCGAGTCAATATCTCACTCGCTTTGGAGGACATAAAAAGGCTGCGGGACTTGGCTTGAAAAAAGAGCATCTACAACCCTTCAAAGACTTTATCAATCTACTCGCCCAAAAAATTCCACAAGAAGATTTCATCGATACATCGACAGTATTGGGAGAGCTTCCTTTTAGTGAGATAGATTGGGAACTGATCGATATCCTAGAGAGCTTTGCACCCTATGGAGAAAGTAATCCAATGCCGAAATTTTTTGCTTCTCATGTAGAGGTACTGGAAAAAAGAGGAGTCGGAGAGGATGGGAGACATCTTTTGATGACACTCAGGCAAAATGGCAATATATTCAAGGCTATTCATTTCCATAATGAAACAGATCTGCAAAATGACAGGATCGATATCGTGTATCAGCCTGTAAAAAATATTTACAACAACTCTATCTACATCCAGTTGCATATCAAGAAAATAGTTTGA
- a CDS encoding NAD(P)/FAD-dependent oxidoreductase produces the protein MSEKQKLKQAQEVMEELLKKEGLSRRDALKIMGLGSVGAFGLGGSTASAAESGSSSDKKATIVIVGGGAGGIMALARLHRSAPNAKIILIAPNDIHLYQPGQVFMAAGLYTADEIKKPNKNFIPNDVEWVKESVKEFDPDNNQVITDSNKKVKYDFLVVATGLAYDYERIEGMSKDLVGKHGISSVYLNDPVKGDVSGGSKTWEWFKQLRAAAEKASPDNPVQAIYTQPDTPIKCGGAPQKILYLSDDFLRGNGPGGGADVHKNVKAYFCKKGTKLFGIPSYNKTLVEEVTPMYGNIEDKWNHVLRKIDPVKKIATFEHTYKVKGEWDPDLEEYDWITKKEMVEMPYDFIHIVPPMKPVDAVANSPLGWQKGTAKGWLEVDRYTLQHRRYKNVFGIGDILGIPLGKTGGSARHHGPVLQENLIAVMEGKEPKAKFDGYTVCPLKTQYGKIMLAEFNYDGPAPTFSFLDPSKPRWIWWAFDLYMLKPMYWTLMLRGLM, from the coding sequence ATGTCAGAGAAACAGAAACTGAAGCAGGCACAAGAAGTGATGGAAGAGCTGTTGAAAAAAGAGGGACTATCGAGACGGGATGCTCTCAAGATAATGGGGCTTGGCTCAGTAGGAGCTTTTGGACTTGGGGGTTCGACTGCATCTGCGGCCGAAAGTGGAAGCAGTAGTGACAAAAAAGCGACTATCGTCATCGTTGGTGGTGGGGCAGGTGGAATCATGGCACTTGCCAGACTTCATAGAAGTGCGCCGAATGCAAAAATCATCCTCATCGCTCCAAACGATATTCATCTGTATCAACCGGGCCAAGTATTTATGGCTGCAGGGCTCTATACGGCCGATGAGATTAAAAAACCAAACAAAAATTTCATTCCAAATGATGTAGAGTGGGTGAAAGAGAGTGTCAAAGAGTTTGATCCGGACAATAACCAAGTAATTACTGACTCCAACAAAAAAGTCAAATATGACTTTTTGGTTGTAGCCACGGGTCTAGCCTATGATTATGAGCGAATCGAGGGAATGAGTAAAGATCTTGTCGGAAAACATGGCATTTCAAGTGTGTATCTCAACGATCCGGTCAAAGGGGATGTGAGTGGTGGATCAAAAACATGGGAGTGGTTCAAGCAGCTAAGAGCGGCAGCCGAAAAAGCATCCCCGGACAATCCTGTTCAGGCTATCTACACCCAACCGGACACTCCTATAAAATGTGGTGGGGCGCCTCAAAAGATTTTATACCTCAGTGACGATTTCTTGAGAGGTAACGGGCCTGGAGGTGGAGCCGATGTCCATAAAAATGTAAAAGCATATTTTTGTAAAAAAGGAACAAAACTTTTTGGAATCCCTTCTTACAATAAAACCCTTGTCGAAGAAGTAACGCCAATGTATGGCAACATTGAAGATAAGTGGAATCATGTCTTACGAAAAATCGATCCAGTCAAAAAAATTGCTACATTCGAGCATACCTATAAAGTCAAAGGGGAGTGGGATCCGGACCTAGAAGAGTATGACTGGATTACCAAAAAAGAGATGGTTGAGATGCCGTATGATTTCATCCATATCGTGCCTCCGATGAAGCCGGTGGATGCTGTGGCGAACTCTCCTCTTGGATGGCAAAAAGGAACGGCAAAAGGGTGGCTTGAAGTTGACAGATACACATTGCAGCATCGACGATACAAAAATGTTTTTGGTATCGGAGATATTTTAGGTATTCCGCTTGGAAAAACAGGAGGAAGTGCAAGACACCATGGACCGGTACTCCAAGAGAACTTGATCGCTGTGATGGAAGGTAAAGAGCCAAAAGCGAAATTTGACGGATACACCGTATGTCCTTTAAAAACCCAGTATGGCAAGATAATGCTTGCAGAATTCAACTATGATGGACCGGCACCGACGTTCTCATTTTTGGATCCTTCCAAACCGCGATGGATCTGGTGGGCATTTGACTTGTATATGCTAAAACCGATGTATTGGACGTTGATGCTTCGAGGATTGATGTAG
- a CDS encoding arginyltransferase: MNKLQECHSIDFCTLDYECAYLPNKKTRMFYRYIPKATKELASALIKRGWRRFGHSYFHPICQGCSECKNLRIDVKNFKPSKSQRRAAKKNRNTKVYINEPSLTYEHIDLYNKYHKFKEKKSGWKYIEMDVQTYYEEFVVGAHDFGKEVLYFRDDKLVGVDLIDILDDGISAIYFYYDPDYEKLSLGIYSLLVQINLARNLGLDWIYLGYWVEGCASFAYKTKFQPYEILEGFPKIDEEPFWQPIAN, translated from the coding sequence ATGAATAAACTGCAAGAGTGTCATTCCATCGATTTTTGCACGCTCGACTATGAGTGTGCCTATCTGCCGAATAAAAAAACGAGAATGTTTTATCGCTACATCCCGAAGGCCACCAAAGAGTTGGCAAGTGCCTTGATCAAAAGAGGGTGGAGACGCTTCGGGCACTCCTATTTTCATCCTATCTGTCAAGGCTGCAGCGAATGCAAAAATCTTAGAATCGATGTAAAAAACTTCAAACCATCAAAAAGCCAGCGACGAGCCGCCAAAAAAAATAGAAATACAAAAGTCTATATCAACGAACCATCACTTACATACGAACATATCGACCTCTATAACAAATACCACAAGTTCAAAGAGAAAAAGAGCGGCTGGAAGTACATCGAGATGGATGTCCAGACATACTACGAAGAGTTTGTGGTAGGAGCACACGACTTTGGAAAAGAGGTCCTTTACTTTCGCGACGACAAACTGGTAGGGGTGGACCTGATAGATATCCTGGATGATGGCATTAGCGCAATCTATTTTTACTACGATCCCGACTACGAAAAACTCTCTCTTGGCATCTACTCCCTTCTCGTACAGATCAATCTTGCCAGAAATCTGGGACTTGATTGGATCTATCTTGGTTATTGGGTGGAGGGCTGTGCATCCTTTGCCTATAAAACAAAATTTCAGCCATATGAAATACTGGAAGGTTTTCCAAAAATAGACGAGGAACCGTTTTGGCAACCTATAGCGAACTAA
- a CDS encoding putative bifunctional diguanylate cyclase/phosphodiesterase — protein MLGHIFTEKITKEQLDQLFNNLKYSLSSTVVLSTLIGFMVYSHEKSVKALFWLLFMLSLSLVRLVIKWRYEKAPSPDLQYYFSLFVIFLVLSGVGFASLIYLLFPKSVFDQILFIFVMAGLSAGAISSLHYSKTAVILYQVSLILPVAFRLFFVPGSIYPVMGFVLLFYLVMMINLSLRTYQTYINTLKLKLAYSQKQKDLSIQSQRFYYLFHNIPLGIFFYNKDLRITDCNDFFAHMLGVSKDELLGFDMNRLQDKRILPVLKEPFSKKNGWYRGFYHSTLSRKVFFVELYTTYIQIDHQIIEGLGVVIDLTRLKEYQDKIEEMAYYDELTGLAKRTVLFESIDLAIKKVKRDKKYSILIYMDLDNFKEINDTLGHNIGDLFLKTIAKRIQEYTREVDIAARMGGDEFAILLLEISQDKNRALIEGMEVAKRLAKAISKPVTIEDHTIQTTVSIGVALIDEKSKNAFEMIKFADSAMYKIKRSNKNSVQFFNEEMKGEIEHLYKVKYDLERALQNKEFILYLQPQFDQKRNIVGAEALLRWNHPKRGLLYPGEFLFVAEEFGMMQRISDEVLRLAKNILVRLPKKMKIAVNISGSDIYSEYFYNTLRSLFDHSLSRYLDLEITEQVLIKDASKAMEIISRIKKELKVEFSIDDFGTGYSSLQYLRQLPIDFLKIDKSFIDDMFVDGNDYIIVSTIINMAKNLGLNTIAEGVETKEQFEELKDMGVDCFQGYYLAKPMPYEEFEKLLRTSSFAEH, from the coding sequence ATGCTTGGTCACATTTTCACAGAAAAAATTACAAAAGAGCAACTTGATCAACTCTTTAACAATCTTAAATATTCGTTAAGTTCCACTGTAGTGTTGTCAACGCTCATCGGTTTCATGGTATATAGTCATGAAAAGAGTGTAAAGGCGCTTTTTTGGCTTCTTTTCATGCTCTCCTTGTCACTCGTTCGCCTCGTAATCAAGTGGCGCTATGAAAAGGCACCCTCTCCCGACCTGCAGTACTACTTTTCTCTTTTTGTCATCTTTCTTGTTCTAAGTGGAGTGGGATTTGCCTCTTTGATCTATCTCCTGTTTCCAAAAAGTGTTTTCGATCAAATTCTTTTTATTTTCGTTATGGCGGGATTGAGTGCCGGGGCAATCTCATCGCTGCATTATTCCAAAACTGCCGTAATACTTTATCAGGTTTCGCTTATATTGCCTGTAGCTTTCCGTCTTTTTTTTGTTCCGGGATCCATTTATCCTGTTATGGGTTTTGTGCTTCTTTTTTATCTTGTGATGATGATCAATCTGTCGTTGCGGACATATCAAACCTATATAAACACATTGAAACTCAAACTGGCCTATTCGCAAAAACAAAAAGATCTCAGTATCCAATCTCAGCGGTTTTATTATCTTTTTCACAATATTCCTTTAGGAATATTTTTCTATAACAAAGATTTGCGGATTACCGATTGTAATGATTTTTTTGCCCATATGCTTGGTGTTTCGAAAGATGAGTTACTGGGTTTTGATATGAATAGATTGCAGGATAAAAGGATTTTGCCTGTATTGAAAGAACCTTTTTCGAAAAAAAACGGTTGGTATCGGGGATTTTATCACTCTACTCTTTCGCGAAAAGTGTTTTTTGTAGAGCTGTATACCACATATATCCAAATCGATCACCAGATTATAGAAGGCCTTGGTGTAGTGATCGATCTAACCCGTCTCAAAGAGTATCAAGACAAAATTGAAGAGATGGCTTACTATGACGAACTGACAGGACTTGCTAAACGAACCGTTCTATTTGAAAGTATCGACCTGGCCATAAAAAAAGTGAAGCGTGATAAAAAATACAGCATTCTGATCTATATGGATTTGGACAATTTCAAAGAGATTAATGACACATTGGGACACAATATTGGCGATCTTTTTTTAAAAACAATTGCAAAGAGAATACAAGAATATACAAGAGAAGTCGATATTGCTGCACGAATGGGTGGAGACGAATTTGCCATACTGCTCCTAGAGATCTCACAAGATAAGAATAGAGCTTTAATCGAAGGGATGGAGGTGGCTAAACGGTTGGCAAAAGCGATCAGCAAACCGGTTACCATTGAGGATCATACCATTCAAACCACGGTGAGCATAGGTGTCGCTTTAATCGATGAGAAGAGTAAGAATGCCTTTGAGATGATCAAGTTCGCAGACAGCGCCATGTATAAAATCAAACGCTCCAATAAAAACTCTGTCCAGTTTTTCAATGAGGAGATGAAAGGGGAGATAGAACACTTGTATAAAGTGAAATATGATCTTGAAAGAGCGCTGCAAAACAAAGAGTTCATTCTCTATCTTCAGCCGCAATTTGATCAAAAGCGAAATATAGTGGGTGCAGAAGCACTGTTGCGATGGAATCATCCTAAAAGAGGTCTGCTTTATCCCGGGGAATTTCTTTTTGTTGCAGAAGAGTTCGGCATGATGCAGCGTATCAGCGATGAGGTGCTTCGACTAGCAAAAAATATTTTAGTGCGTCTTCCCAAAAAGATGAAAATTGCTGTAAATATATCAGGGAGTGATATTTATAGTGAATATTTTTACAATACTCTTCGATCGCTTTTTGACCATTCTCTTTCCAGATATCTTGATCTTGAAATCACTGAGCAGGTTTTGATTAAAGATGCTTCGAAAGCTATGGAGATCATTTCCCGAATAAAAAAAGAGCTCAAAGTAGAATTCAGTATCGATGATTTCGGGACGGGATACTCCTCTTTGCAGTATCTCAGACAACTCCCGATCGATTTTTTAAAGATTGACAAAAGTTTTATAGATGATATGTTCGTAGACGGTAACGACTATATTATCGTATCTACCATTATCAATATGGCGAAAAACCTAGGACTTAATACGATTGCCGAAGGTGTGGAGACAAAAGAGCAGTTTGAAGAGCTGAAAGATATGGGAGTCGATTGTTTCCAGGGATACTATCTTGCTAAACCAATGCCTTATGAGGAGTTTGAAAAACTCCTTAGAACCTCGTCGTTTGCGGAGCATTGA
- the folE gene encoding GTP cyclohydrolase I FolE — protein sequence MDRQKEFENHVKAILQLLGEDPQREGLIKTPQRVYKAFLHLTEGYHKDPKEVLGEALFESSNDEMVLVRDIEFYSLCEHHLLPIIGRAHVAYIPNGKVVGLSKIPRMVNVFARRLQIQEQMTEQIADALMQTIEPKGVGVVLQARHMCMEMRGVEKICSTTVSSALRGIFKTNQKTREEFFSLINAPQTTRF from the coding sequence ATGGATCGCCAAAAAGAGTTCGAAAACCATGTCAAAGCGATACTCCAACTACTTGGAGAGGATCCACAAAGAGAGGGTCTGATCAAAACTCCCCAGCGGGTTTACAAAGCTTTTTTACATCTTACAGAAGGATATCATAAAGACCCAAAAGAGGTATTGGGAGAAGCGCTTTTCGAATCGAGCAATGACGAGATGGTTCTGGTACGGGATATCGAATTTTACTCTTTGTGTGAACACCATCTGTTACCAATTATCGGCCGAGCCCATGTTGCCTATATTCCAAATGGAAAAGTGGTAGGCCTATCCAAAATTCCAAGGATGGTCAACGTTTTTGCAAGACGCCTGCAGATCCAGGAGCAGATGACGGAACAGATCGCCGATGCTTTGATGCAGACGATTGAACCAAAAGGGGTTGGGGTGGTTTTGCAAGCTCGCCATATGTGTATGGAGATGCGAGGGGTAGAGAAAATATGTTCTACAACGGTCAGTTCGGCTCTTCGAGGTATCTTTAAAACCAATCAAAAAACACGCGAGGAGTTTTTCAGCCTTATCAATGCTCCGCAAACGACGAGGTTCTAA